The Candidatus Polarisedimenticolaceae bacterium genome includes the window GGAACGCTTCCAGCTGGCAAGCACACTCCGCCGAACAGCATCACGCCCACGTGCATCCAACTGGCGCTTTGGAACGCAACCGCCGACCAGCCAATCGAGCTCCCGATCATGTGCGTGGTTGACGACGGCCCGACACCCGTCGGCCAGACCGATCCCCCCGTCTTCATCCCCCTCCCCGTCGCCCTCGACGGGGCGCCCGCCCCAACCCCGCCACCCCCCTCCTCCGCCCGCCGTCCCCCTTTCCCCCCTACGAGCACTTCCCCGGGACGGCGGGCGGGGAGTCTTTTCCGTGCCGGGGCCCGGCGCTGACCGCCTGAAGTTCGCCGCAACTTTTCCTGCGCGGGGCGCGTTCATACTGCGCCCATGGACGCGCGCGTTTTCGAGCGGGTGGCGAGAGAGCACAAGGACCGCGTCTACGGACACGCGGTCTGGCTCCTTCGCGACCGCGAGGAGGCGCGCGACGTGGCGCAGGAGGTTCTGGTGCGGCTCTGGAAAAACCTCGACCGCGTGCCGGAAGAGGCGGCGAAGGGCTGGTTGATGGCGACGACCCATCGCCTGTGCATCGACCGCCATCGCCGCCGTGCGGCACGCCCCGAGCTTCCCGAGAACCCCGACCTCCCGATCGACGACCACACCCCCACCCCCGACCCCGGCCCCGACCGCCTGGCGCTGAGCGGGGGGATCGGCGACGCCATCGGCCGCGCGCTCGGAGCGCTCGTTCCGCGGGACCGCGCGGTCGTCCTGATGCGCGAGGTCGAGGGGATGGCCTACGACGAGATCGCCTCCGCCCTGGAGATCCCGATCGGAACCGTCAAGGCGTCGCTCCACCGCTCGCGCGAGCGGTTGCGCGAACGCCTCGTGCGCGAAGGAGTCCGGCCATGAGCGCCTGTGCGCGGTTCCTCGAGAAGCTGCACGCCCGGCTCGACGGCGAGCCGGAAGCGGCACAGGATCGCGAGCTCGAGTTGCACCTCGAATCGTGCGAGCGCTGCCGCGAAACCGCGGCCTCGCTCCGGTCCGCCCACGAGGCGCTGCGCGGCCTCGCCTTCGAGCCGATGCCCGAGGAGGATTTCCAGGCGGTGCTCGATCGGACCGTCCGGTCCGCATCGAGCCGCGAGGTCGTCCCCTTCCGCCCGCGGCGCGCGCGGCTGCTCGCGGGGCTCGGTCTCGCGGCGGCGGCGATCGCCGCGGCGGTGATCGTGCCGGTGCTCGTGTCCCGTTCGACCCCCTCCACGCCCTCCCCCCAGGAGATCGCCCGGGCCCGCGAGGACGCGATTCGCGCCCTCGCGATCGCCGGGCGGGCCCTCAAACGCGCCGAGACGGCCGGCAACGCCGTCGTGACCGGCGAGGTCTCCCCCGCCCTGCGCCGCGTTCCGCTGCGCTGGGACCGCCTCGCCGAGGAATCCAGGAGAACCCGCTCATGAAACGCACCCTCTTCGCCCTCGTTCTCGCGGCCGCATGCGGCGCCGCCTTCGCGCAGGACGCCGAGGTCCGCAGGCACCCCGCCTTCGTCGACGGTTCGGCGTTCGTCGATCTCGCCGGCGAGAACGGCGAGCTCGTCGAGGTCAGCATCGGCCCGGCGCTTCTCAACGCGATCGTCAGCGGCGACGGGAAGCAGGGAGCCGGGGAGCTGAGCGCGCTGTCCGGCCTCAAGGGGATCTACGCCTACGTCGTCGGCCTCGAGAACGACCCCGTGCGGACGGAGAAGGCCCGCAAGCTCGCCGCCGACATCGAGGCGAAGCTCGTCCGCGAGGGCTGGGAGCGCGTCGTGCGGGTGCGCGACAAGGGCGAGCGCGTCAACGTCTTCACGAAGCCCGGGCGCGCCGGCGAGAGGAAGGTCGACGGGCTCGTCGTCCTCGTCTTCGAAGACGGCGGCGAGGGCGAGGGGAGCGAGGTGGTCTTCTGCAACCTCGTCGGGACGATCGACCTGGCCAAGCTCGGCGCGATCTCGGAGTCGATGAACGTGCCGGGGCTCGACCAGATTCCCGGGGACTCCAAGTGATGCGCCGGGCCGTCCTCGGGCTGATCGCGGCGTCCTTGCTCTCGACCGCGCCCGCCTGCGTCTTCTACCGCGGCCCACAGGGCGTCGAGGACGCGCTCGAGGCCCAGATGGGGGTCGAGCTCGATCGGGAGTTCGGCATCCGGCTCGGGTTCGTCTCGACCAAGATCGCGAGCGGGATCGCGAGGGCGGTCGACGACGAGGACGCGCTCGGCGAGCTTCATCTCTCGAGCGTCGGCGTGGCGACGTTCACGATGGAGGGAACCCCCGAGAACCCGCCGGTCCTCGACCCGAAGCGTCTGGGGCTCCGCGGCTTCGAGACGGTGCTGCGGGCGAAGGACGACGGCGACGACGTGTTGCTCGCCGTCCGCTCCAGGAAGGGATCGGTGCGGGAGGCCGTGCTCGTCGTGTGCGACGGCGAGGAGGTCGTGATCACCCGATTCAAGGGGGATCTCGACGCGCTCGTCCGGGCGGCGGCGGCGAAGCAGTCCCGCCTCTCGAAAGTCGAGGTCGAAGTCGAGCCGGAGGCGGCAGGCGGGAACGGCGCCGTGGACTAGCGGGGTTCCGTGGCGGCGGAAGGGGTCCCCACGATCCACTCCACCCGCCGCACCGCGGAGCGCAGCACGAAGATCCGCTCGTTGTTGGTGTTCGGGTCGGCGGGGGTCATGAAGAACCCCGGCTTGTCCGGCGCGAAGGCGCTCGTGATTCCCGCGATCGCCTCGCCGTCGGTGAAGTGGACGATGAGGCGCCGCCCCTGCCCCGACGCCTCGTCGAAGTCGACGCGGTCCTTCCGTTTCGGGTCCCCCTCGTAGTCCTTCACGAAGAACAACGCCTTCAGCGCGCCCACCGGGACCTTCATGGGCGCCGCACCGGGCTCCGAGGGCTGGATGTGGAACAGGGCCCGGCCCGGCGCGAAGTCCTGGATCGTCCCCTTGACGACGCGTCCGTCGGCGAA containing:
- a CDS encoding RNA polymerase sigma factor, which gives rise to MDARVFERVAREHKDRVYGHAVWLLRDREEARDVAQEVLVRLWKNLDRVPEEAAKGWLMATTHRLCIDRHRRRAARPELPENPDLPIDDHTPTPDPGPDRLALSGGIGDAIGRALGALVPRDRAVVLMREVEGMAYDEIASALEIPIGTVKASLHRSRERLRERLVREGVRP
- a CDS encoding zf-HC2 domain-containing protein: MSACARFLEKLHARLDGEPEAAQDRELELHLESCERCRETAASLRSAHEALRGLAFEPMPEEDFQAVLDRTVRSASSREVVPFRPRRARLLAGLGLAAAAIAAAVIVPVLVSRSTPSTPSPQEIARAREDAIRALAIAGRALKRAETAGNAVVTGEVSPALRRVPLRWDRLAEESRRTRS
- a CDS encoding DUF4252 domain-containing protein, with translation MKRTLFALVLAAACGAAFAQDAEVRRHPAFVDGSAFVDLAGENGELVEVSIGPALLNAIVSGDGKQGAGELSALSGLKGIYAYVVGLENDPVRTEKARKLAADIEAKLVREGWERVVRVRDKGERVNVFTKPGRAGERKVDGLVVLVFEDGGEGEGSEVVFCNLVGTIDLAKLGAISESMNVPGLDQIPGDSK
- a CDS encoding DUF4252 domain-containing protein, whose amino-acid sequence is MRRAVLGLIAASLLSTAPACVFYRGPQGVEDALEAQMGVELDREFGIRLGFVSTKIASGIARAVDDEDALGELHLSSVGVATFTMEGTPENPPVLDPKRLGLRGFETVLRAKDDGDDVLLAVRSRKGSVREAVLVVCDGEEVVITRFKGDLDALVRAAAAKQSRLSKVEVEVEPEAAGGNGAVD